In Nitrospira sp., one DNA window encodes the following:
- the glgB gene encoding 1,4-alpha-glucan branching protein GlgB: MTQGAIMTVDEPTRLTRDDLYLFNEGSLVNLYEKLGAHPGRVNGQDGTFFAVWAPDAERVSVIGSFNDWKQNRHPLSPRGHSGIWEGFVPGIGSGILYKYHIQSRFHGYHVDKTDPLSFFNEIPPKTASIVWDLSYEWNDGDWMKQRRDRNALTAPMAIYEMHVGSWRRVAAEGHRSLSYREMAVPLAEYLKQLGFTHVEFLPLMDHPFFGSWGYQTTGYFAPSGNYGTPQDLMYLIDILHQHGIGVILDWVPSHFPTDEHGLGYFDGTHLYEHAHPKQGFHPEWNTFIFNYGRNEVRSFLISSALFWLEKYHIDGLRVDAVASMLYLDYSRKEGEWIPNQYGGRENLDAIAFLRRFNEEVYKRHPDVQTSAEESTAWPAVSRPSYVGGLGFGLKWDMGWMHDTLKYMQTDPIYRHYHHQNLTFRMLYAFHENFILPLSHDEVVYGKRSLLEKMPGDDWQKFANLRVLFGYMYAQAAKKLLFMGAEIAQRAEWAHDGQLEWEQLQHASHLGIQRWVADLNRVYRAERALHEDDVTPHGFEWIDCNDAESSVISLIRKGHTTQDIILVVCNFTPVPRPNYRVGVPRGGWWQEILNSDSSWYGGSDWGNGGGVEAVPVPLHARSHSLTVTVPALAAVFFKSQG, translated from the coding sequence ATGACACAGGGAGCAATTATGACTGTGGATGAACCGACGAGGCTGACGCGTGACGATCTCTATCTGTTCAATGAAGGGTCATTGGTCAATCTCTACGAGAAACTGGGAGCGCATCCGGGGCGCGTGAACGGGCAGGATGGAACGTTCTTCGCGGTCTGGGCCCCGGATGCCGAGCGGGTGTCCGTGATCGGCTCGTTTAATGACTGGAAGCAGAACAGGCACCCTCTGTCTCCCCGCGGACACAGCGGAATTTGGGAAGGATTCGTGCCCGGCATCGGGAGCGGGATTCTGTACAAGTATCACATCCAGTCCCGCTTTCATGGGTATCACGTGGACAAGACCGATCCGCTCTCGTTTTTCAACGAGATTCCCCCGAAGACGGCGTCGATCGTCTGGGACTTGAGCTACGAGTGGAACGATGGGGATTGGATGAAGCAACGGCGGGACAGGAATGCACTGACGGCGCCGATGGCGATCTACGAAATGCATGTCGGGTCGTGGAGACGGGTGGCCGCGGAAGGCCATCGCTCCCTCAGTTATCGAGAGATGGCCGTTCCGCTGGCGGAATATCTCAAGCAATTGGGTTTCACCCATGTGGAGTTTCTTCCGCTGATGGACCATCCCTTCTTCGGTTCATGGGGCTACCAAACCACCGGGTATTTTGCGCCGTCCGGCAACTACGGCACTCCTCAAGACCTCATGTATTTGATCGACATCCTGCACCAGCACGGCATCGGGGTCATCCTGGACTGGGTGCCGTCGCATTTTCCCACCGATGAACATGGGCTCGGCTACTTCGACGGGACGCACCTGTATGAGCATGCGCACCCGAAGCAAGGCTTTCATCCGGAATGGAATACCTTCATCTTCAACTACGGCCGTAATGAGGTGCGCAGCTTCTTGATCAGCAGCGCGCTGTTCTGGCTCGAGAAGTATCACATCGATGGACTGCGGGTCGATGCGGTCGCGTCGATGTTGTATTTGGATTATTCGCGCAAGGAAGGGGAATGGATTCCAAACCAGTATGGCGGGCGGGAGAACCTGGATGCAATCGCTTTCCTGCGCCGATTCAACGAAGAAGTCTACAAGCGCCATCCGGACGTGCAGACTTCGGCGGAGGAGTCTACGGCCTGGCCGGCTGTCTCGCGCCCAAGCTACGTGGGGGGGCTGGGCTTCGGCCTGAAGTGGGATATGGGCTGGATGCATGACACCTTGAAATATATGCAGACCGATCCAATCTACCGGCATTATCACCATCAGAATCTGACGTTTCGCATGCTCTATGCGTTTCACGAGAATTTCATCTTGCCGCTGTCTCATGACGAAGTGGTGTATGGGAAGCGCTCGCTGCTCGAAAAGATGCCGGGAGACGACTGGCAGAAGTTTGCGAATCTCCGCGTTCTGTTCGGCTACATGTACGCGCAGGCAGCCAAGAAGCTCCTCTTCATGGGTGCAGAGATTGCCCAGCGCGCGGAATGGGCGCACGACGGCCAATTGGAATGGGAGCAACTCCAGCACGCGAGCCATCTGGGTATTCAGCGATGGGTCGCGGATCTCAACCGTGTCTATCGGGCAGAACGGGCCTTGCACGAGGATGATGTGACGCCACATGGATTTGAGTGGATCGACTGCAACGATGCGGAGTCGAGCGTCATCAGCCTGATCCGCAAGGGCCACACGACACAGGACATCATCTTGGTCGTGTGCAATTTCACGCCGGTGCCGCGGCCGAATTATCGGGTGGGGGTACCGCGCGGAGGATGGTGGCAGGAAATTCTCAACAGTGATTCTTCCTGGTATGGAGGAAGCGATTGGGGCAACGGAGGCGGCGTCGAGGCCGTACCGGTGCCGCTGCACGCGAGATCCCATTCATTGACCGTGACCGTCCCCGCCCTGGCGGCGGTGTTCTTCAAGAGCCAGGGATAG
- a CDS encoding putative maltokinase produces the protein MMLTVKHNWERLFDKDTVDELEALLPSVLLSARWYGGKARTIATVCINETIPLRTETNSMVIVFIDVFYEDSGHEIYTMLLTASMGERALQMRQAHPGAVLAELTIVGRSGDRRGLLHDALWDHDCAGALLRAICQGNGFRGEGGRLLASSTPAFSTALVEAASAESSVMKGEQSNTSVRFSRHAMLKLYRRFEAGINPDLEIGRVLTARGYAHSPAVLGSLEYIGPNQQPGTVAIVQAFVENQGDAWQYTLSELKSELADSSGSAMSASGTYTDAAALLGRRTAELHVALAQDSVDPAFAPEPCDPGYWQSLRDRMVGSVEGSLVLLGRSLQALDEPNRRLATFVLESKAKLLSRLEAPAKRNPQAARIRCHGDFHLGQVLYTGRDFVIIDFEGEPARPLAERRAKHVPIVDVAGMIRSFHYAASAVLDRMGSRPDADERRSELEQRTRQWYRSAAAAFLSSYTETAGKASFLPEQAEDRALLLDAHLIEKASYELSYELNNRPSWAGIPLSGLLQLVHPH, from the coding sequence ATGATGTTGACCGTCAAACACAATTGGGAGCGGCTGTTCGACAAGGACACCGTCGACGAACTTGAAGCTCTGCTGCCGTCGGTCCTCTTGTCCGCTCGATGGTACGGAGGCAAGGCAAGGACGATTGCGACTGTTTGCATCAACGAAACCATTCCTCTTCGCACAGAGACCAATTCAATGGTAATTGTCTTTATCGACGTCTTCTATGAGGACAGTGGCCACGAAATCTATACGATGCTGCTCACCGCTTCGATGGGCGAACGAGCATTGCAAATGCGGCAAGCCCATCCGGGGGCTGTATTGGCGGAGCTGACAATTGTCGGCCGCAGCGGGGACCGTCGCGGATTGTTGCACGACGCCCTTTGGGACCACGACTGCGCCGGCGCGCTGTTGCGCGCTATCTGCCAAGGAAATGGATTTCGGGGTGAGGGCGGAAGGCTTCTTGCTTCATCCACCCCTGCCTTTTCAACGGCTTTGGTGGAGGCGGCATCGGCGGAATCGTCCGTCATGAAGGGAGAGCAAAGCAACACCTCTGTGAGGTTCAGTCGGCATGCAATGCTGAAGCTCTATCGGCGTTTCGAAGCGGGAATCAACCCTGATCTGGAGATCGGACGAGTCCTAACGGCGCGGGGATATGCTCACAGTCCTGCAGTGCTTGGTTCATTGGAATATATAGGACCCAACCAACAGCCCGGCACTGTTGCGATTGTACAGGCGTTTGTCGAAAATCAAGGCGATGCTTGGCAGTACACACTAAGCGAATTGAAATCGGAATTGGCGGACAGCTCAGGCTCAGCCATGTCTGCAAGCGGTACCTATACCGATGCCGCAGCTCTGCTTGGACGCAGGACCGCTGAACTTCACGTTGCCTTGGCGCAAGACAGCGTCGATCCGGCGTTCGCGCCGGAGCCCTGCGATCCAGGCTATTGGCAATCGTTGCGTGATCGAATGGTAGGTTCCGTCGAAGGCTCGTTGGTATTGCTTGGGCGCAGCCTCCAGGCGCTTGATGAGCCGAACCGGCGACTGGCGACTTTCGTGCTCGAATCGAAAGCCAAGTTGCTGTCTCGTCTTGAAGCTCCGGCCAAGCGGAATCCTCAGGCTGCCAGAATTCGATGCCACGGTGATTTTCATTTGGGCCAGGTCTTGTATACCGGGCGAGATTTCGTAATCATTGATTTTGAAGGCGAGCCGGCCAGGCCATTGGCCGAGCGGCGTGCGAAACATGTCCCCATCGTCGATGTGGCGGGGATGATCCGGTCATTCCACTATGCCGCTTCTGCGGTGCTCGATCGGATGGGAAGCCGGCCGGATGCCGATGAACGGCGATCGGAGCTGGAACAGCGGACGAGGCAATGGTATCGGTCGGCGGCGGCGGCATTCTTATCAAGCTATACCGAGACAGCGGGCAAGGCTTCATTCCTCCCGGAGCAGGCCGAAGACCGCGCCCTGCTGCTGGATGCCCATTTGATCGAGAAGGCCAGCTATGAATTGAGTTACGAGTTGAATAACCGGCCTTCGTGGGCAGGGATTCCACTGAGTGGACTCCTTCAGCTCGTCCACCCTCATTGA